Within Chitinivibrionia bacterium, the genomic segment GCATTGAGCCGTCGTCGTTTTGCATTCGCAAAAGCCAGTCAAGTCCCCATTTTGCTTCGTCGATTATGTCGGGAATACCGTTGCCCGATTCGGGAATGCCGAAGTCGTCGGTAAATGCGCGGGGATTTCCTTCGTATGCAAAAAACATTTCGGCGATGTAGTCGGCAGTCCATTTTGTGTATTTATTGTAGTCGCCTGCGTCAAACCAACCGCCGCTTAAATCCCGTTCTCTCGACGCGTCGTTCGGCGCAAAAAAGTCGCGGGTGCGCCTGTCTTGTTCAAATGCCATTCCGTCTGCCCATTCTGCACCTGCAAATTGCGCCGTTTTGGCAATTCCCGCGCGCTGATAATAAAAAGTTCTTACCGCGGCTCTAAGAATATCGTTATATATATCGTTGCCTATTCGGAAAGAATACGAGCGAATATTACCGTTGCCTCTTATATGATAGCGCCCCGCCGCATTCACGCTCGAAAAATCAAAATGCCAAAGTATGTCGCCCGAAGCGACGTCGGCAATTCCATCGTTAAAAATTACGGGACTACCCGAAAAAACCGTATCTCCCGTTGCCTCGTCGATAACGCTAAACTCGCCGCCTTGCAACGACAAACCACGGATAACGGCAATTTTCTTTGCCTGCTCGCGATAACCGAATTGGTCAATAATAATTTCTTGCGCCCCAACGCCGCCGGCAATTATCAGTATCGCCGAAAAGATTTTTGCAAAGATTACAGGTTTTTTCATAGTCCTCCTCTTTGTGTTTTCATAAACGCTGAAATATACTATATTTCAATCTGTTTGTCAAGCTTTTCTTTTCTTTATTTACAAAAACAACACAAAATCCCGCAAAAAAAACCACCAAACCACCGCAGTGCTCCAAAACAAATAGTATTTTCTCTCGGTTTTATGGAACAAATGGCGGAATTGTTAAGCGATGCAAATATTGACGACATAATAAACGACCCAAATGCAAGAGAACAAATTCCTGTGGGTCATTCTGATTATCGTAATCAAATACTCGACTTAGCCCAAGTGCTTACAGACGCGTCAAAAGATTTTATGCAAAACGGCACAAATTCGCAAGTTATCGACTTTGAAATAACGGTTGATATGTTGCTCGATATGTTCTTTGGCACGGACGGAACAGTCGAAACGCAAGGAGACGGCGGTTTACTTTTGCATTATTACGACCCTGCAACAGGCAACGATTACAGCGAAGTTCGCCAACGAATTTGGAATAATTTGATAGCCGCACACGAACATTTAAGAGGTCGTGCACCCAATCCGACAAATACGGGCACGGTCAGCGAAAATGCAATAAGTTTTCGCTACGATTTTCTGACGGCAATAAGAACGGTTAAAGCAGATTTACCGTTTGAACGACGTTTCAATATAGCAGGAGACGCGGCTCTGCTTATTTCTCGAAATTCCGATGTCGGCTGTGGAAGAGAATTGCCGGGCGGAGTGGTTGATGAAATATATCCGCGTATAAGCAACATTGACATAAGACCTGCCGTGCAAAGATGTACGTTTATTGTCGCTATGACCGATAATGAATTAAACGGTCGAGTTCGTTGGACGCTTGACCATACGTGGAACATTTGGAATTCCGCAGAAATGCTTGAAGAGCAAGCAAGCACGAGCAACACATTCAGAATTGTGGTTCCATTAGAAACAGCAGGAGATTATAGAACAATTTGGATAATGGCGGAAGACGCTTCGGGAAATTCGGTTGTGCGCAAAAGAGAAATTACTTTTATTGCGCCTCTTGTAGTCGCCCTTGACCTTTCCGACGAAGAAGAAATAAGCGGAAACGGCACAATCGAAGAGCCGTTGTTTATAGAAACCGAGACATTCTCAAGTCGAGATGAATTGCGAGAATTCTTGTATTCGCATCTGACTTTTGATGGCGAAGAAAACGAATTTTCAAGAAACTTGGTAAAAATAACGCTTACTCCGATAGAGCCGCAAACACAAAACGCTCCGCGTTCCTCCGGTGAATACAGATTGTACCGCCTAACAATGGAAGCAACAGACGAAAACGTAATCGTCCCCCAAGAATTTATTGGCGGGATATACATAAGAATTGCGGTAGAAGAGAACTACGCAACCTTTATTCGCAATAACACTTCTCGCGACACTCGCCACGGCATTCTCCTCGAAAACGCCATCGTCTCCGATGTGGCAAAAATCTCGGTAATCACCCCCGAACCAGCAACAATAACCCTGCGAATTATAGATAATCTGGGCAATGTTGTATTTTCGGAAACCACCGTACGGGCGGGTTTAAAACCTGCCCATACAAACGCCGCAGATAACGCAATTGTCTGGAATTTAACCAACCAATCAGGCAGATACGTCGCCAACGGCACCTATCTGATTGTGGTGGAAGCAACAAGTATCAGCGGCAGACGATTTTCGTATTCGGCAAGAATTGGAGTAAACAAGTAAAATATTTTTGTTTTCGGTTAATTTTGTAGAGCCAAGGCATGCCTTGGCTCTTTTTATTTGCGGCAAAACGTATTTTACCTTATAAAAATACAAAAGGAGCATAAAAATGATACCAAGTGAAGTCCTCTCAGCCGTGAAACGTATCGAAATAAAAACAGGGAAAATCATCAACTCGATTATGGGGGGTGAGTACAAAGCTGTTTTTAAGGGCAACGGAATGGAATTTGCCGATGTGCGCAAGTATTTTGAGGGCGACGACGTCAGGATGATTGATTGGAACGTAACCGCAAGAACAGGCGAGCCGTTCATAAAACGCAACATAGAAGAGCGCGAATTAACGGTTATTTTGATGGTCGATATGTCCGCTTCCTCCGATTTTGGGACAAAAAAACAGTTCAAAAGCCAAATGATAGCCGAGCTTACCGCGCTTTTGGCGTTTTCGGCGATAAAAAATAACGACAGGGTAGGACTTTTGCTATTTTCCGACAAAATCGAAAAATTTATCCCGCCGAAAAAAGGCAAAAAAGCAATTTTAGCGCTTATCCGCGAACTGCTTTACTACAAATCCACAAGCAAAAAAACCGACATCGCTCAAGCATTGGCGCACATAAACCAAATACAAAAGAAAAAAGCGGTAATCTTCTGCGTTTCGGATTTCATCTGCGAACAAAACTTTGAAAAACTTCTTTCGACCACCGCCAAAAGGCACGATTTTATAGCCGTAAGCATAGACGACCCCCGCGAAAACGAACTTGTCAACGTCGGACTTTTGGAATTATACGACGCCGAAACAGGCGACAGAATGCTTGTAGATACGGGAAGTAAAA encodes:
- a CDS encoding DUF58 domain-containing protein, with the translated sequence MIPSEVLSAVKRIEIKTGKIINSIMGGEYKAVFKGNGMEFADVRKYFEGDDVRMIDWNVTARTGEPFIKRNIEERELTVILMVDMSASSDFGTKKQFKSQMIAELTALLAFSAIKNNDRVGLLLFSDKIEKFIPPKKGKKAILALIRELLYYKSTSKKTDIAQALAHINQIQKKKAVIFCVSDFICEQNFEKLLSTTAKRHDFIAVSIDDPRENELVNVGLLELYDAETGDRMLVDTGSKRFREQYKSQRQKRKDDLAATFLAKKIDQISLSTETGYIEPLIKFFHGREKRR